Proteins found in one Micromonospora sp. WMMD1082 genomic segment:
- the tgmA gene encoding putative ATP-grasp-modified RiPP, protein MSGFLATEGKAMAVVAFGARQAVDVVPVPVDLSTVRFDPDRQISIITEDGVSVPALKHSTGTTSTNTAVQDNKGGSDKDSDRTED, encoded by the coding sequence TTGTCCGGGTTCCTCGCGACGGAAGGAAAGGCGATGGCGGTAGTAGCTTTCGGGGCGCGGCAGGCGGTTGACGTCGTGCCGGTGCCGGTGGATCTGTCCACGGTTCGATTCGATCCGGATCGGCAGATCAGCATCATTACCGAGGACGGGGTGAGTGTTCCGGCGTTGAAGCACTCCACCGGTACCACGTCCACGAACACCGCAGTGCAGGACAACAAGGGCGGGTCTGACAAAGATTCCGACCGGACCGAGGACTGA
- a CDS encoding helix-turn-helix domain-containing protein: MRAGGVKPGQVAEARKDLGRQLAAWRDAAGLTQVQLARRIPYSRSTVANVEVGRHSITRAFWRCADREVGAAGALLAAFEEVDRLVQRQRERVLGRQVRERAGYGLPESGQAPDGCGCGLTVARWAGRETQALREALRMSVRAFAEHLGVTTSTVSEWESRAAAAPLRLASQAVLDQALKLADADARTRFAVLAASAAHGASGGVTGDGGSVRRGSVVAPSRRPERARVAS, from the coding sequence ATGAGGGCGGGCGGGGTCAAGCCGGGACAGGTGGCCGAGGCGCGTAAGGATCTGGGTCGGCAACTGGCCGCGTGGCGCGACGCGGCCGGGTTGACCCAGGTGCAGCTTGCCCGGCGCATTCCCTACTCGCGGAGCACGGTCGCCAACGTTGAGGTCGGTCGGCACAGCATCACCCGCGCGTTCTGGCGGTGCGCCGATCGGGAGGTTGGCGCGGCCGGGGCGCTGTTGGCCGCGTTCGAGGAGGTTGACCGGCTGGTGCAGAGGCAACGGGAGCGGGTGCTGGGACGGCAAGTCCGGGAGCGGGCCGGGTATGGGCTGCCGGAGTCGGGGCAGGCGCCGGACGGGTGCGGGTGCGGGTTGACGGTGGCCCGGTGGGCCGGGCGGGAAACCCAGGCGTTGCGGGAGGCGTTGCGGATGAGCGTGCGAGCGTTCGCCGAACACCTCGGGGTGACCACCTCGACGGTTTCCGAGTGGGAGAGCCGGGCCGCTGCGGCACCGCTGCGGTTGGCTTCGCAAGCGGTGTTGGATCAGGCGCTCAAACTCGCCGATGCCGACGCGCGGACCCGGTTCGCGGTGCTGGCGGCCAGTGCTGCGCACGGTGCGTCCGGCGGGGTTACCGGCGACGGGGGCAGCGTGAGGCGCGGGTCCGTGGTGGCCCCGTCGCGCCGCCCGGAACGGGCGCGCGTCGCGTCCTGA
- a CDS encoding helix-turn-helix transcriptional regulator: protein MDLSTRRQPPTVRLRRLASELRNLRQAAGLTREDAAVQTNINSATLYRIETAKARPQRRTLLTLLDKYGVTDPTRRAALVEMSKQATQLGWLQAYESELPEEYTTYISFESEARSVRNYESLFVPGLLQTEGYTRAVVTASLPSASDEEIQQRVETRAQRQTSITKDDPLKLWAIVDEAVLHREVGGPEVMVDQLRHLLDMTRQPHITFQVLPYKVGAHPGMHGAFAVMDFPDTADPELVYIENMAGALYLEKEADVRRYAEMFDQLRAAALNVTDSRRLVARLIDID, encoded by the coding sequence ATGGACTTGTCAACACGTCGCCAGCCACCAACCGTTCGGCTACGCCGACTTGCCAGTGAGCTGCGCAACCTCCGTCAAGCCGCCGGCCTGACGCGGGAAGACGCGGCCGTGCAGACGAACATCAACAGCGCCACCCTGTACCGCATCGAGACCGCCAAGGCTCGCCCGCAGCGGCGCACGCTCCTGACGTTGCTGGACAAATACGGCGTGACTGACCCAACGCGCCGTGCCGCGCTGGTCGAGATGTCCAAGCAGGCGACGCAACTGGGATGGTTGCAGGCGTACGAATCCGAGCTGCCCGAGGAGTACACGACCTACATCAGCTTCGAGAGCGAGGCGCGCAGCGTCCGCAACTACGAGTCGTTGTTCGTGCCGGGCTTGCTCCAAACGGAGGGCTACACCCGTGCCGTGGTCACGGCCAGCCTGCCATCCGCCAGTGACGAAGAGATCCAACAGCGCGTTGAGACCCGCGCCCAGCGGCAGACGTCCATCACCAAGGACGACCCGCTCAAGCTGTGGGCCATCGTTGACGAAGCCGTGCTCCACCGTGAGGTTGGCGGCCCGGAGGTGATGGTCGACCAACTACGGCACTTGCTGGACATGACCCGGCAGCCACACATCACCTTCCAAGTGCTGCCCTACAAGGTCGGCGCACATCCGGGTATGCACGGCGCGTTCGCCGTGATGGACTTCCCGGACACCGCCGACCCCGAGCTTGTCTACATCGAGAACATGGCCGGCGCGCTGTACCTGGAGAAAGAGGCCGACGTCCGGCGGTACGCCGAGATGTTCGACCAGCTCCGAGCGGCTGCCCTGAACGTGACCGATTCGCGGAGGCTCGTTGCTCGCTTGATCGACATAGACTGA
- a CDS encoding DUF397 domain-containing protein, translated as MNASDLSGVTWRKSTRSGANGNCVEVAQLTGAIALRDSKDPSGSALVFTPDGWAAFIEGAKDGEFDRG; from the coding sequence GTGAACGCTTCAGACCTGAGCGGCGTGACGTGGCGCAAGAGCACCCGTAGCGGCGCAAACGGCAACTGCGTGGAAGTTGCCCAGCTCACCGGAGCCATTGCGCTGCGTGACAGCAAGGACCCCTCGGGGTCGGCGTTGGTGTTCACGCCCGACGGGTGGGCGGCTTTCATCGAGGGAGCCAAGGATGGGGAGTTTGATCGAGGCTGA